A single Pseudomonas putida DNA region contains:
- a CDS encoding DUF1853 family protein — MGETTGQRQTGYARNMMPFAELHELPRHLRRPAVRDLAWTLLSPALLSAPPCPQRHPLAGSAWSGDPQRLQDWLRALDADDRPLRDWLAKLTSRRLGLYYEGLWQFALAQAPGVELLASNLAIRAGGRTLGELDILMRDGEGTHHLELAIKLYLGPTVDDGRDPVQWLGPGCHDRLGSKLAHVAGHQLPMSADAQSREALAALGVAQVQAHLWLSGYLFYPWPGHAEPPAGANPRHLRGRWVRRSDWRVAADEHWQPLARHAWLAPARVETDECWTVQLFADWLEQLDEHTPAQLLVRLELGGDGAWQEAERVFLVADSWPHLPGN, encoded by the coding sequence ATGGGCGAAACGACCGGGCAGCGGCAAACCGGCTATGCTCGCAACATGATGCCATTTGCCGAGCTCCATGAGCTGCCCCGCCACTTGCGCCGCCCTGCCGTGCGCGACCTGGCCTGGACCCTGCTGTCGCCTGCGCTGCTCAGCGCCCCGCCCTGCCCCCAGCGCCACCCGCTGGCGGGCAGTGCCTGGTCGGGTGATCCGCAACGCCTGCAGGACTGGCTGCGTGCCCTGGATGCAGATGACCGGCCCTTGCGCGACTGGTTGGCCAAGCTCACCAGCCGGCGCCTGGGGTTGTACTACGAAGGTCTGTGGCAGTTTGCCCTGGCGCAAGCGCCCGGGGTCGAGTTGCTGGCGTCCAACCTGGCGATTCGTGCAGGCGGGCGAACCTTGGGCGAGCTGGACATTCTGATGCGTGATGGCGAAGGCACTCATCATCTGGAGCTGGCGATCAAGCTCTACCTTGGGCCGACCGTGGACGACGGGCGCGACCCGGTGCAATGGCTCGGGCCAGGCTGCCATGACCGCCTGGGGAGCAAGCTGGCCCACGTCGCCGGGCACCAGCTGCCCATGTCGGCAGACGCACAGAGCCGCGAAGCACTGGCTGCTTTGGGGGTTGCCCAGGTGCAGGCGCACCTGTGGCTGAGCGGCTATCTGTTCTACCCATGGCCAGGGCATGCCGAGCCGCCTGCAGGTGCCAACCCCCGGCATTTGCGCGGGCGCTGGGTACGGCGAAGCGATTGGCGCGTTGCAGCGGATGAACACTGGCAACCACTGGCGCGGCATGCCTGGCTGGCGCCCGCGCGGGTCGAGACGGATGAATGCTGGACGGTGCAGCTGTTTGCAGACTGGCTGGAGCAGCTGGACGAACATACACCGGCGCAACTGCTGGTGAGGTTGGAGTTGGGTGGCGATGGTGCCTGGCAGGAAGCCGAGCGCGTGTTTCTGGTGGCTGACAGCTGGCCACACCTACCCGGAAATTGA
- a CDS encoding metallophosphoesterase yields the protein MLDPARSFDIIGDVHGCALTLERLLDALGYKRVAGVWRHPRRQALFLGDIVDRGPRIREALHIVHDMVEAGQAFCIMGNHEYNALGWVTPALPGSGKSFVREHTPRHARLIDETLTQFAHHPGDWHDFVQWFYDMPLFVDAGRFRLVHACWDPQLIAPLRQQYPDGRIDEHFIQASAVSGSFAATVCNRLLRGTDMRLPDGLTLTGGDGLTRAFFRTKFWEEDPQTYGDIVFQPDALPDDVARTPLSHTEKNALLRYAEGEPMLFVGHYWRSGRPAPIRANLACLDYSAVLYGKLAAYRLDDETRIDPHKFVWVDVERPQANQ from the coding sequence ATGCTCGATCCGGCGCGCAGTTTCGACATCATCGGCGACGTGCACGGCTGTGCACTGACCCTCGAACGCCTGCTCGACGCCCTCGGCTACAAACGCGTCGCTGGCGTGTGGCGCCACCCGCGGCGGCAGGCATTGTTCCTTGGCGACATCGTCGACCGCGGCCCGCGTATTCGCGAGGCGCTGCATATCGTTCATGACATGGTCGAGGCCGGCCAGGCGTTCTGCATCATGGGCAACCACGAGTACAACGCGTTGGGCTGGGTCACCCCGGCACTGCCCGGCAGCGGCAAGTCGTTCGTGCGCGAACACACGCCGCGCCACGCCCGGCTGATCGACGAAACCCTGACCCAGTTCGCCCACCACCCCGGCGACTGGCACGACTTCGTGCAGTGGTTCTACGACATGCCGCTGTTCGTCGACGCCGGGCGCTTCCGCCTGGTGCATGCCTGCTGGGACCCGCAGTTGATCGCACCGCTGCGCCAGCAGTATCCGGACGGGCGCATCGACGAGCACTTCATCCAGGCTTCGGCGGTTTCCGGCAGCTTTGCCGCTACCGTGTGCAACCGTCTGCTGCGGGGCACCGACATGCGCCTGCCGGATGGCCTGACCCTCACCGGCGGCGATGGCCTGACCCGAGCCTTCTTCCGTACCAAGTTCTGGGAAGAAGACCCGCAGACCTACGGCGACATCGTCTTCCAGCCCGATGCGCTGCCCGATGACGTTGCCCGCACGCCACTGAGCCACACCGAAAAGAACGCCCTGCTGCGCTATGCCGAGGGTGAACCGATGCTGTTCGTCGGCCACTACTGGCGCAGCGGCCGCCCGGCGCCGATCCGCGCCAACCTGGCCTGCCTGGACTACAGCGCGGTGCTGTATGGCAAGCTGGCGGCCTACCGGCTGGATGATGAAACCCGCATCGACCCGCACAAGTTCGTCTGGGTCGACGTCGAACGCCCACAGGCCAACCAATGA
- a CDS encoding DUF2242 domain-containing protein yields the protein MTRSSVFGALGLALVLAGVTGCSSKKAAIYEHENFDDSGTYSRSFPVTDAGSCEAARRALLSQGYIITSSGANQVMGNKSFQQNSENHLQISFNVTCAPDVNDDKRSTMFANALQDRYSLKKSNSSASLGVGVLGSVSMPIGSSDDSMVKVASETVTAAQFYDRYFALVESFLPKPKKVAKAKVEAPVVKPEKPAPDLGLPEQAAVAPAAAPPTAAPLVETTPAPAAVAPASEAVAKPVVDDSQGSQPVAPPAEAAPIQVQQDAQPAAPAPSSL from the coding sequence ATGACCAGATCATCCGTCTTTGGTGCGCTCGGGCTGGCCCTGGTGCTGGCGGGCGTGACCGGTTGCTCCTCGAAGAAAGCCGCCATCTACGAGCACGAGAACTTCGACGATTCGGGGACCTATTCGCGCAGCTTCCCGGTGACCGATGCCGGCTCCTGCGAAGCGGCCCGCCGTGCGTTGCTCAGCCAGGGTTACATCATCACCAGCAGTGGCGCCAACCAGGTAATGGGCAACAAGAGCTTCCAGCAGAACAGCGAAAACCACCTGCAGATCAGCTTCAACGTGACCTGTGCGCCAGATGTCAACGACGACAAGCGTTCGACCATGTTCGCCAACGCCCTGCAGGACCGCTACAGTCTGAAGAAGTCCAACAGCTCGGCCAGCCTGGGTGTCGGTGTGCTCGGCTCGGTATCCATGCCGATTGGCTCCAGCGACGACTCGATGGTCAAGGTCGCCAGCGAGACGGTGACGGCGGCCCAGTTCTACGACCGTTACTTCGCCCTTGTCGAAAGTTTCCTGCCCAAGCCGAAGAAGGTCGCCAAGGCCAAGGTCGAGGCGCCTGTCGTCAAGCCCGAAAAGCCCGCGCCAGACCTGGGCTTGCCGGAGCAGGCAGCGGTGGCGCCTGCAGCCGCACCGCCAACGGCTGCCCCCTTGGTTGAAACCACTCCCGCACCTGCGGCGGTTGCCCCTGCCAGTGAAGCAGTTGCCAAGCCGGTGGTCGATGACAGCCAGGGTTCGCAACCGGTGGCGCCGCCAGCGGAGGCTGCACCGATTCAGGTGCAGCAGGACGCGCAGCCTGCTGCGCCGGCACCGTCGTCGCTTTAA
- the cybB gene encoding cytochrome b561 has protein sequence MVSSTPAPHYARLSIALHWLMLVLLAAVYACIEFRGLFPKDSAERNLMKDLHFMLGLSVFVLVWLRLAVRLSRPTPPIVPKPPAWQTGLAHLMHLALYLLMIGLPLAGWLILSAADKPVPFFGLELPHLIGPNPDQAKFIKGWHERVATWGYWLIGLHALAGLYHHYVQRDNTLLRMLPYK, from the coding sequence ATGGTTTCATCCACCCCCGCGCCCCATTACGCACGCCTGTCCATCGCCCTGCATTGGCTGATGCTGGTACTGCTGGCCGCTGTTTACGCCTGCATCGAGTTCCGCGGCCTGTTCCCCAAGGACAGCGCAGAACGCAACCTGATGAAGGACCTGCACTTCATGCTCGGCCTGAGTGTGTTCGTGCTGGTCTGGCTGCGCCTGGCCGTGCGCCTGAGCCGCCCGACCCCGCCTATCGTGCCCAAGCCGCCAGCCTGGCAGACCGGCCTTGCGCACCTGATGCACCTGGCGCTGTACCTGCTGATGATCGGCCTGCCCCTGGCCGGCTGGCTGATTCTCAGTGCCGCCGACAAACCGGTGCCGTTCTTCGGCCTGGAACTGCCGCACCTGATCGGCCCAAACCCGGACCAGGCCAAGTTCATCAAGGGCTGGCATGAGCGGGTGGCGACCTGGGGTTACTGGCTGATCGGCCTGCATGCGCTGGCCGGGCTCTACCACCACTACGTGCAGCGCGACAACACGCTGCTGCGCATGCTGCCCTACAAGTAA
- a CDS encoding NAD(+) kinase, giving the protein MEQFRNIGIIGRLGSSQVLDTIRRLKKFLLERHLHVILEDTIAEVLPGHGLQTSTRKLLGEVCDLVIVVGGDGSLLGAARALARHNVPVLGINRGNLGFLTDIRPDELEQKVAEVLDGHYLVENRFLLQAEVRRHHEAIGQGDALNDVVLHPGKSTRMIEFEIYIDGQFVCSQKADGLIVATPTGSTAYALSAGGPIMHPKLDAIVIVPMYPHTLSGRPIVVDGNSELKIVVSKDLQIYPQVSCDGQNHFTCAPGDTITVSKKPQKLRLIHPLDHNYYEVCRTKLGWGSRLGGRDD; this is encoded by the coding sequence ATGGAGCAATTTCGCAATATCGGTATCATCGGCCGCCTTGGCAGCTCGCAGGTGCTCGACACCATTCGCCGACTGAAAAAATTCCTCCTCGAGCGCCACCTGCACGTGATTCTCGAGGACACCATCGCCGAAGTGTTGCCTGGCCACGGCCTGCAAACCTCGACGCGCAAGCTGCTCGGTGAGGTCTGCGACCTGGTCATCGTCGTCGGTGGCGACGGCAGCCTGCTCGGCGCTGCCCGCGCCTTGGCCCGGCATAATGTTCCGGTGCTGGGTATCAACCGCGGCAACCTGGGCTTTCTGACCGACATCCGCCCGGACGAGCTGGAGCAGAAAGTCGCCGAAGTGCTCGACGGCCACTACCTGGTGGAAAACCGCTTCCTGCTGCAGGCCGAGGTGCGCCGCCATCACGAAGCCATCGGCCAGGGCGACGCGCTCAACGACGTGGTCCTGCACCCGGGCAAGTCGACGCGGATGATCGAATTCGAGATCTACATCGACGGCCAGTTCGTCTGCAGCCAGAAGGCCGACGGCCTGATCGTCGCCACCCCGACCGGCTCCACCGCCTACGCGCTGTCGGCCGGCGGCCCGATCATGCACCCCAAGCTCGACGCCATCGTCATCGTGCCGATGTACCCGCACACCCTGTCGGGCCGGCCGATCGTGGTCGACGGCAACAGCGAGCTGAAGATCGTGGTGTCCAAGGACCTGCAGATCTACCCGCAAGTGTCGTGCGACGGCCAGAACCACTTCACCTGCGCCCCGGGCGACACCATCACGGTCAGCAAGAAGCCGCAGAAGCTGCGCCTGATCCACCCGCTCGATCACAACTACTATGAGGTGTGTCGCACCAAACTCGGCTGGGGCAGCCGCCTGGGAGGCAGGGACGACTGA
- a CDS encoding 1-aminocyclopropane-1-carboxylate deaminase/D-cysteine desulfhydrase — MYLPLPQAPLQHLALPWLQQAEIQAAILRLDLIDPLISGNKWFKLRHHLQQAHQSSAPGLISLGGNHSNHLHALAAAGKRFGFATAGLLRGHPQDTPTVRDLQALGMELHWLGYGGYRARHEAGFWQPWQARYPGWHCIPEGGGGAAGAEGCALIVEQARAQLATQGWPGYDAWWLAAGTGTTLAGLVLAEAGAHAVHGALAVPMDHGVPETVAELAGTQGYQLHDACRGGFGKFDDELLAFVAESEQHTGVPLEALYTGKALLALRDQVEAGLFAPGTRLIFLHTGGLQGRRGYL, encoded by the coding sequence ATGTACCTGCCTCTACCCCAAGCCCCGCTCCAGCATCTGGCTCTGCCTTGGCTCCAGCAAGCTGAAATCCAAGCCGCGATTCTGCGCCTGGACCTGATCGACCCACTGATCAGCGGCAACAAGTGGTTCAAGCTTCGCCACCACCTGCAGCAAGCCCATCAGTCCAGTGCCCCCGGCCTGATCAGCCTGGGCGGCAATCATTCCAACCACCTCCACGCCCTGGCTGCAGCCGGCAAACGCTTCGGCTTCGCCACTGCCGGGCTGTTGCGCGGCCACCCTCAGGACACCCCCACGGTACGCGACCTGCAAGCATTGGGCATGGAACTGCACTGGCTGGGTTATGGAGGCTATCGGGCACGCCATGAGGCGGGATTCTGGCAGCCTTGGCAGGCGCGTTATCCAGGCTGGCACTGCATTCCCGAGGGCGGTGGCGGTGCAGCAGGCGCCGAGGGTTGTGCGCTGATCGTCGAGCAGGCGCGTGCGCAACTTGCGACACAGGGCTGGCCGGGCTACGACGCCTGGTGGCTGGCCGCAGGCACCGGCACCACGCTGGCAGGGCTGGTGCTGGCTGAGGCAGGGGCGCATGCAGTGCATGGCGCGTTGGCGGTGCCGATGGATCATGGCGTGCCGGAGACAGTCGCTGAACTGGCCGGCACGCAGGGCTACCAGTTGCACGATGCCTGCCGTGGCGGCTTCGGCAAGTTCGATGATGAGTTGCTGGCCTTCGTCGCCGAGAGTGAGCAGCACACTGGCGTGCCACTCGAGGCTCTGTACACCGGCAAGGCCTTGCTGGCCCTGCGCGATCAGGTCGAGGCCGGGCTGTTCGCGCCCGGTACCCGCCTGATCTTCCTGCACACGGGCGGCCTGCAGGGCCGTCGTGGTTACTTGTAG
- a CDS encoding SDR family oxidoreductase: protein MEIRGGVPGHNGRVALVTGAARGIGLGIAAWLICEGWQVVLSDLDRQRGNKVAKALGENAWFITMDVADEAQVSAGVSEVLGQFGRLDALVCNAAIANPHNQTLESLSLAQWNRVLAVNLNGPMLLAKHCAPYLRAHNGAIVNLTSTRARQSEPDTEAYAASKGGLVALTHALAMSLGPEIRVNAVSPGWIDARDPSQRRAEPLTDADHAQHPTGRVGTVEDVAAMVAWLLSRQAGFVTGQEFVVDGGMTRKMIYT, encoded by the coding sequence ATGGAAATCCGAGGCGGTGTGCCAGGCCATAACGGTCGGGTTGCCCTGGTCACCGGTGCCGCCCGCGGCATCGGCCTGGGCATTGCCGCCTGGCTTATCTGCGAAGGTTGGCAAGTGGTGCTCAGCGACCTTGACCGCCAGCGCGGCAACAAGGTTGCCAAGGCCTTGGGCGAGAACGCCTGGTTCATCACCATGGACGTGGCCGACGAAGCCCAGGTCAGTGCCGGTGTGTCCGAGGTGCTCGGCCAGTTCGGGCGGCTGGATGCGCTGGTGTGCAACGCGGCAATCGCCAACCCGCACAACCAGACCCTGGAAAGCCTGAGCCTGGCGCAGTGGAACCGGGTGCTGGCGGTCAACCTCAATGGCCCCATGCTGCTGGCCAAGCATTGTGCGCCGTACCTGCGTGCGCACAATGGCGCAATCGTCAACCTGACCTCGACCCGTGCCCGGCAGTCCGAGCCGGACACCGAGGCCTATGCGGCGAGCAAGGGCGGCCTGGTGGCCTTGACCCATGCCCTGGCCATGAGCCTGGGCCCGGAGATCCGCGTCAATGCGGTGAGCCCGGGCTGGATCGATGCGCGTGACCCTTCCCAGCGCCGTGCCGAGCCGTTGACCGATGCCGATCATGCCCAGCATCCGACCGGCAGGGTAGGGACCGTGGAAGATGTTGCGGCCATGGTCGCCTGGCTGCTGTCGCGCCAGGCCGGGTTCGTTACCGGCCAGGAGTTCGTGGTCGACGGCGGCATGACCCGCAAGATGATCTACACCTGA
- a CDS encoding NADPH-dependent 2,4-dienoyl-CoA reductase produces MAADRYPHLLAPLDLGFTTLRNRTLMGSMHTGLEERPGGFERMAAYFAERARGGVGLMVTGGIAPNDEGGVYSGAAKLSTEEEADKHRIVTEAVHAAGGKICLQILHAGRYAYSPRQVAPSAIQAPINPFKPKELDEAGIEKQIADFVNCAVLAQRAGYDGVEIMGSEGYFINQFLAAHTNHRTDRWGGSYENRMRLAVQIVTRVRDAVGPNFIIIFRLSMLDLVEGGSTWDEIELLAKAIEQAGATLINTGIGWHEARIPTIATKVPRAAFSKVTAKLRGVVSIPLITTNRINTPEVAEAVLAEGDADMVSMARPFLADPDFVNKASEGRADEINTCIGCNQACLDHTFGGKLTSCLVNPRACHETELNYLPVRAVKRIAVVGAGPAGLAAATVAAERGHEVTLFDAASEIGGQFNVAKRVPGKEEFHETLRYFRNKVKSTGVDLRLNTRVDVQALVSGGYDEIILASGIAPRTPAIPGVEHAKVLSYLDVLLERKPVGKSVAVIGAGGIGFDVSEYLVHQGVASSQDREAFWKEWGIDTHLEARGGVAGVKAEPHAPARQVYLLQRKKSKVGDGLGKTTGWIHRTGLKNKQVQMLNSVEYLQIDDAGLHIRVGDGEPQVLAVDNVVICAGQEPLRELHEGLLAAGQSVHLIGGADVAAELDAKRAINQGSRLAAEL; encoded by the coding sequence ATGGCTGCCGACCGCTACCCGCATTTGCTGGCCCCGCTGGATCTGGGCTTCACCACCTTGCGCAACCGCACCCTGATGGGCTCGATGCACACCGGCCTCGAGGAGCGCCCGGGCGGTTTCGAGCGCATGGCGGCGTATTTTGCCGAGCGCGCCCGGGGTGGTGTCGGCCTGATGGTCACGGGTGGCATTGCCCCGAACGATGAAGGTGGGGTGTACTCCGGCGCTGCCAAGCTCAGCACTGAGGAAGAAGCTGACAAGCATCGCATCGTCACCGAGGCCGTGCATGCCGCGGGTGGCAAGATCTGCCTGCAGATCCTGCATGCCGGGCGCTACGCCTACAGCCCGCGCCAGGTGGCGCCGAGCGCGATCCAGGCACCGATCAACCCGTTCAAACCCAAGGAACTGGACGAAGCGGGTATCGAGAAGCAGATCGCCGACTTCGTCAATTGCGCCGTGCTGGCCCAGCGCGCGGGCTACGACGGTGTCGAGATCATGGGCTCGGAAGGCTACTTCATCAACCAGTTCCTCGCCGCCCACACCAACCACCGCACTGATCGCTGGGGCGGCAGCTACGAAAACCGCATGCGCCTGGCGGTGCAGATCGTCACCCGTGTGCGCGATGCGGTGGGGCCGAACTTCATTATCATCTTCCGCCTGTCGATGCTTGACCTGGTCGAGGGTGGCAGCACCTGGGACGAGATCGAGCTGCTGGCCAAGGCCATCGAGCAGGCCGGCGCAACATTGATCAACACCGGCATCGGCTGGCATGAGGCGCGCATCCCGACCATCGCCACCAAAGTGCCGCGTGCGGCGTTCAGCAAGGTCACCGCCAAGCTGCGCGGCGTGGTGAGCATTCCGCTGATCACCACCAACCGCATCAATACCCCGGAAGTGGCCGAAGCGGTGCTGGCCGAGGGTGACGCGGACATGGTGTCGATGGCCCGGCCGTTCCTGGCCGACCCGGACTTCGTCAACAAGGCTTCAGAAGGGCGTGCCGACGAAATCAACACCTGCATCGGCTGCAACCAGGCGTGCCTGGACCACACCTTCGGCGGCAAGCTGACCAGTTGCCTGGTCAACCCGCGGGCCTGCCACGAGACCGAGCTCAACTACCTGCCGGTGCGCGCCGTGAAGCGCATCGCCGTGGTTGGCGCCGGCCCGGCAGGCCTGGCAGCGGCCACTGTGGCGGCCGAGCGTGGCCATGAGGTGACGTTGTTCGATGCCGCCAGCGAGATTGGTGGGCAGTTCAACGTGGCCAAACGGGTGCCGGGCAAGGAGGAATTCCACGAGACCTTGCGCTATTTCCGCAACAAGGTGAAAAGCACCGGTGTCGACCTGCGCCTGAATACCCGGGTCGACGTGCAGGCGCTGGTAAGCGGTGGTTACGACGAGATCATCCTGGCCAGTGGTATTGCGCCGCGTACCCCGGCCATTCCCGGTGTCGAGCATGCCAAGGTGCTGAGCTACCTGGACGTGCTGCTCGAGCGCAAACCGGTCGGCAAATCGGTCGCGGTGATTGGCGCGGGCGGCATCGGCTTCGACGTTTCCGAGTATCTGGTGCATCAGGGCGTGGCCAGCAGCCAGGACCGCGAAGCGTTCTGGAAAGAGTGGGGGATCGATACCCACCTGGAGGCGCGCGGTGGGGTTGCCGGTGTCAAGGCCGAGCCACACGCGCCGGCGCGGCAGGTGTACCTGTTGCAGCGCAAGAAGTCCAAGGTCGGCGATGGCCTGGGCAAGACCACTGGCTGGATTCACCGTACCGGGTTGAAAAACAAACAGGTGCAGATGCTCAACAGTGTCGAGTACCTGCAGATTGACGACGCCGGCCTGCATATTCGTGTTGGCGACGGCGAGCCGCAGGTGCTGGCAGTGGACAACGTGGTGATCTGCGCCGGGCAGGAGCCGTTGCGTGAGCTTCATGAAGGGCTGCTGGCGGCAGGGCAGTCGGTGCACCTGATCGGCGGCGCCGATGTGGCAGCCGAGCTGGATGCCAAGCGGGCCATCAACCAAGGGTCTCGATTGGCCGCTGAACTTTGA
- a CDS encoding nitrilase-related carbon-nitrogen hydrolase, giving the protein MRKLLAGALALVTIAALCGYGFWTQQRPEGHYLSDLRIELALNHGVPGEHGNLLGVEPLLFPSDYQNLQRLHRKLSAYLEQARAQGLVGPRTVVVLPEHIGTWLWARGEKNELYQVTRNRDAEQWLELSNPLRYGLAMLSANGDDRRADAHLRMKAQQMASDYQLLFGGLAKEFGVTLVAGSIVLPAPYVDQGVLHIGHGPLFNSSMVFAADGSLLGQPQHQQYPDSETRRYIHPGRDYPLQVVQTPAGRLGVLIGSDSWYPENQRQLQQQQVQLIANPVFLSGKGSWDAPWRGNRHQDAAAELALQRGEVSEQTAWQRLTQAAGNSVSSMSVFMRGQFWEQGSDGQGFAHQSGELLAGPPSHGARLLNVWL; this is encoded by the coding sequence ATGCGAAAACTCCTGGCAGGCGCCCTGGCGCTGGTGACGATTGCCGCGCTCTGCGGTTACGGCTTCTGGACCCAACAGCGCCCGGAAGGCCACTACCTCTCCGATTTGCGCATCGAACTGGCGCTCAACCACGGCGTGCCTGGCGAGCATGGCAATCTGCTGGGTGTCGAGCCGTTGCTGTTCCCCAGCGACTACCAGAACCTGCAACGTCTGCACCGCAAGCTTTCTGCCTACCTGGAGCAGGCACGCGCCCAGGGCCTGGTTGGCCCACGCACGGTCGTGGTGCTGCCCGAGCACATCGGTACCTGGCTGTGGGCGCGAGGCGAAAAAAACGAGCTGTACCAGGTCACCCGCAACCGTGACGCCGAGCAGTGGCTGGAGCTGAGCAATCCGTTGCGCTATGGCCTGGCGATGCTGAGCGCCAATGGCGACGATCGGCGCGCCGATGCCCACCTGCGCATGAAAGCCCAGCAGATGGCCAGCGATTACCAGCTACTGTTCGGCGGCCTGGCAAAGGAGTTCGGCGTGACCCTGGTGGCAGGCTCGATCGTACTGCCTGCGCCCTACGTCGATCAGGGCGTGCTGCACATTGGCCACGGGCCGCTGTTCAACAGCAGCATGGTGTTCGCTGCAGATGGCTCGCTGCTGGGCCAACCCCAACACCAGCAATACCCCGACAGCGAAACACGGCGCTACATCCACCCTGGCCGGGATTACCCGTTGCAGGTAGTGCAGACTCCCGCCGGCCGCCTCGGCGTACTGATCGGCAGTGACAGCTGGTACCCCGAGAACCAGCGCCAATTGCAGCAGCAGCAGGTCCAGCTGATCGCCAACCCGGTGTTCCTCAGCGGCAAAGGTAGCTGGGATGCCCCCTGGCGCGGCAATCGCCACCAGGACGCCGCTGCCGAGCTGGCCCTGCAACGCGGCGAGGTCAGCGAACAGACCGCCTGGCAACGCCTGACCCAGGCCGCAGGTAACAGTGTCAGCAGCATGAGCGTGTTCATGCGTGGGCAGTTCTGGGAACAGGGCAGCGACGGCCAGGGCTTCGCCCATCAGTCAGGTGAGTTGCTGGCAGGCCCCCCCAGCCACGGCGCGCGCCTGCTGAACGTGTGGCTGTAG
- a CDS encoding AraC family transcriptional regulator: MSRPRVRLGDLSVGFVQPLAEALRELGHDPESLLQQYGLDAARLAEAGARLSIPRYMHLGHAAIALCGEPALGLRMGQLSRLAQAGLAGVTAGQAPTLGEAARTLLRFEPLYAANYRGHSSYQEDAQGAWLRFYSISPYNDYNRFVVDSLLAGWLAQLAALAGTPLQAERLEVEFDAPGYAARYQPLCSTPVQFAASANRLRLSRSTLELANPQHCPSTFAHLLQLCEAQMLQRTRVRSLGERITHLLGPLLNGGREPDLEEVALHLQLPTWTLRRKLAEEGTRFRDLLNDTRRDLAEAYIRDTELAFGEIAYLLGFASAEAFQRAFKRWTGLTPGEFRRNQRRAG, encoded by the coding sequence ATGAGCCGCCCCCGCGTGCGCCTGGGCGACCTTTCGGTAGGTTTCGTCCAGCCTCTTGCCGAGGCGCTGCGCGAACTGGGCCATGATCCGGAGTCGCTGTTGCAGCAGTACGGGCTTGATGCCGCACGCCTGGCCGAAGCCGGTGCGCGCCTGTCGATCCCGCGCTACATGCACTTGGGGCATGCGGCCATCGCGCTGTGTGGCGAGCCTGCGCTGGGCTTGCGCATGGGGCAACTCAGTCGCCTGGCCCAGGCCGGTTTGGCGGGCGTCACAGCAGGTCAGGCACCGACCCTGGGAGAGGCTGCACGCACGCTGCTGCGTTTCGAGCCACTTTACGCCGCCAACTATCGTGGCCATTCCAGCTACCAGGAAGACGCCCAGGGCGCATGGCTGCGCTTTTATTCGATCAGCCCCTACAACGACTACAACCGCTTTGTGGTCGATTCGCTGCTGGCCGGCTGGCTGGCTCAGCTCGCCGCCCTGGCTGGCACCCCTTTGCAGGCCGAGCGCCTGGAAGTCGAATTCGATGCACCCGGCTACGCCGCCAGGTATCAACCCCTTTGCAGCACACCCGTGCAGTTCGCTGCCAGCGCCAACCGCTTGCGCCTGAGCCGCAGCACGCTCGAGCTGGCCAACCCACAGCACTGCCCGAGCACCTTCGCCCACCTGCTGCAGTTGTGTGAAGCGCAGATGCTCCAGCGCACCCGGGTACGCAGCCTGGGCGAGCGTATAACCCATCTGCTCGGGCCGTTGCTCAATGGCGGCCGTGAACCCGACCTGGAAGAGGTGGCATTGCACCTGCAACTGCCCACCTGGACACTGCGGCGCAAACTGGCTGAAGAAGGCACGCGTTTTCGCGACCTGCTCAATGACACACGGCGCGACCTTGCCGAAGCCTATATCCGCGATACAGAGCTGGCCTTTGGCGAAATTGCCTATCTGTTGGGGTTTGCATCGGCAGAGGCCTTCCAGCGCGCATTCAAGCGCTGGACGGGCCTTACGCCGGGGGAGTTTCGCCGCAATCAGCGGCGGGCAGGTTAG